The following coding sequences are from one Prosthecobacter sp. window:
- a CDS encoding VOC family protein yields MKLKLSPCLWFDDQAEAAANFYIGIFKDSKITAISRYPDAGQEIHGKPAGSVLIVVFELEGQSFTALNGGPDFKFSEAISFQIECTTQVEVDYYWEKLGEGGDPKAQQCGWVKDKFGLSWQVVPKILPELLTDPDTTKSQRAFQAMLQMKKLDIAALQRAFAG; encoded by the coding sequence ATGAAATTGAAACTCAGCCCCTGCCTGTGGTTTGACGATCAGGCCGAAGCCGCCGCCAACTTCTACATCGGCATTTTCAAAGACTCGAAGATCACCGCCATCTCGCGCTACCCGGATGCTGGACAAGAAATTCACGGCAAGCCGGCCGGCTCCGTGTTGATCGTGGTGTTTGAGTTGGAGGGACAGTCGTTCACCGCGCTCAACGGCGGCCCTGACTTCAAGTTCAGCGAAGCCATCTCGTTCCAGATCGAATGCACGACGCAGGTGGAGGTGGACTACTACTGGGAGAAACTCGGCGAAGGCGGCGATCCGAAGGCGCAGCAGTGCGGCTGGGTGAAAGACAAGTTCGGTCTCTCCTGGCAGGTCGTTCCCAAGATTTTGCCCGAACTGCTCACTGATCCCGATACCACTAAGTCCCAGCGGGCATTTCAAGCCATGCTCCAGATGAAGAAGCTCGACATCGCCGCGTTGCAGCGTGCCTTTGCCGGATGA
- a CDS encoding SH3 domain-containing protein, whose protein sequence is MHRPSLIQFGLFLGMALLAVAGEKGVINDPDGFTNLRAGPSADAAVVARVNADEPFEFEEEPEKEWWKVTLASGKTGWMHSSRIRLHFTLDEIPEKDEEGCEVGEYAKARGFDYNATARAAAKGEPAAMKRYFGINDTDGAASESHSYCFNTVIHILGDDKLAAFLSQQPLDYRLDVRHHMGGGEYAERTFPKTAKLLFQKELVDWPSPDGRYAIRKVFSDAQVDHTSKVVRAEVIEKATGKAIADLTDADIGKGAWREGRVLWSPDSKRFAFFSGAQASTGSTVVYEDDGKTFTRAKLPEVKFPGRDTDAELKNAKHEWAYVEPLRWERPDVLVLSHHDYFRSKHDDGSLHDVGRTYEITHDFTKREATAKVRRFDE, encoded by the coding sequence ATGCACAGGCCCTCTCTGATCCAATTTGGCCTTTTCTTGGGGATGGCGCTGCTCGCCGTTGCCGGGGAAAAGGGTGTCATCAATGATCCCGATGGGTTCACCAACCTTCGTGCCGGACCGAGCGCCGATGCGGCGGTCGTTGCCAGGGTAAATGCCGACGAGCCATTCGAGTTTGAGGAAGAGCCGGAAAAGGAGTGGTGGAAGGTGACGCTGGCCTCCGGCAAGACGGGCTGGATGCATTCCAGCCGCATCCGGCTTCATTTCACCCTCGATGAGATTCCGGAGAAGGATGAGGAAGGCTGTGAAGTCGGCGAATACGCGAAGGCTCGTGGTTTCGACTATAACGCCACGGCTCGTGCGGCGGCCAAGGGGGAGCCAGCGGCGATGAAGCGTTACTTCGGCATCAATGACACCGATGGTGCGGCCTCCGAAAGTCACTCTTACTGCTTCAACACCGTGATTCACATCCTTGGCGATGACAAACTCGCGGCTTTCCTGAGCCAGCAGCCGCTGGACTACCGTCTCGACGTTCGCCACCATATGGGCGGTGGCGAGTATGCGGAGCGCACTTTTCCCAAGACCGCGAAGTTGCTCTTTCAGAAGGAACTCGTGGACTGGCCATCTCCTGATGGGCGTTACGCCATTCGCAAAGTCTTTTCAGACGCACAGGTGGATCACACATCCAAGGTGGTGCGTGCGGAAGTGATCGAGAAAGCGACGGGCAAAGCCATCGCCGATCTCACCGACGCCGATATTGGCAAAGGTGCCTGGCGTGAGGGCAGAGTGCTGTGGTCGCCGGATTCGAAGCGCTTCGCCTTCTTCTCCGGCGCACAGGCATCCACGGGTAGCACGGTCGTTTATGAGGACGATGGCAAGACTTTCACCCGAGCGAAATTGCCCGAGGTGAAGTTTCCGGGACGCGACACCGATGCGGAGCTGAAAAACGCCAAGCATGAGTGGGCCTATGTCGAACCGTTGCGCTGGGAGCGGCCTGATGTGCTCGTCTTGAGTCACCACGACTACTTTAGAAGCAAGCATGACGACGGCTCCCTTCACGACGTCGGCCGCACCTACGAGATCACGCACGACTTCACCAAACGCGAAGCCACGGCGAAGGTGCGGCGATTCGATGAGTGA
- a CDS encoding YggS family pyridoxal phosphate-dependent enzyme: MSDIHERLQAIRARMATAATRCGRDPATVQLLAVSKTFPVESIQEAVEGGQLLFGENKVQELLAKAPLLPAKLEWHLIGHLQSNKVRKILPVARCIHSIDSLDLARDVDRIASELGLFPKVLIEVNLAAESTKHGFNAATLRSSLEALYALRRLEIQGLMCIPPFDPDPTKSRPHFIELRELRDELEKLGGAPLSQLSMGMSHDFEIAIEEGATIVRVGSAIFGERKAKM; this comes from the coding sequence ATGTCCGACATCCACGAACGTCTCCAGGCCATCCGCGCACGCATGGCCACCGCCGCGACACGCTGCGGGCGCGATCCCGCCACCGTCCAGCTTCTCGCCGTTTCCAAAACCTTCCCCGTCGAATCCATTCAGGAAGCCGTGGAGGGAGGACAGCTCCTCTTTGGCGAAAACAAGGTGCAGGAACTCCTCGCGAAAGCCCCGCTGCTGCCTGCCAAACTCGAATGGCATCTCATCGGTCATCTGCAATCCAACAAAGTGCGCAAAATCCTCCCGGTGGCGCGCTGCATTCACAGCATCGACTCCCTCGACCTCGCCCGCGATGTGGATCGCATCGCCAGCGAACTGGGTCTGTTCCCCAAAGTCCTCATTGAGGTCAACCTTGCCGCTGAAAGCACCAAGCACGGCTTCAATGCCGCAACGCTGCGCTCCAGCCTCGAAGCCTTGTATGCTCTCCGCCGCCTGGAGATTCAGGGCCTTATGTGCATCCCTCCCTTCGATCCTGATCCCACGAAAAGCCGCCCTCACTTCATCGAACTCCGCGAACTCCGCGACGAACTCGAAAAGCTCGGAGGCGCACCGCTTTCGCAACTCAGCATGGGCATGAGCCATGATTTCGAGATCGCCATTGAGGAAGGCGCGACGATTGTCCGTGTTGGCAGCGCGATCTTCGGCGAGCGGAAGGCGAAGATGTAG
- a CDS encoding Gfo/Idh/MocA family oxidoreductase, translating into MQSRRHFIRQSAATLFAAPWVTTGMRAASPNGKLRHAAFGAAGMSMSDMSAMSNHPMWELVAVCDVDTRNFKKAQEKWPNIKVYQDWRELLEKEAANIDSVNVSTPDHMHGSIGLAAIAKGKHVYGQKPLAHNLWECRQMVERAREKGVMTQMGIQVSSDFSERLAVELIQIGAIGKVKEAHTFSNKKWGDMEVRPVKSDPIPEGFDWNKWLGVASERSYIEKYDHPGNWRKRRDFGTGTLGDMGCHMFSGWFRSLDLAAPISVKSSGPVPNKDNWAINAVVEYTFKGTQFTAGESIKVTWTDGDARPPSEVMALIGDDVKKFPGQGTIYLGTEGVLLHPHGSTPMLYPRDKFTGHKYPKLEPRNHWADFIDCCLKGGSQKPTANFDYAGPLTEAVLLGCLASAFPNETLQWDAPALKIPNSEAADKMVRRDYRKGWELV; encoded by the coding sequence ATGCAATCACGCCGCCATTTCATCCGCCAGTCCGCCGCCACTCTGTTCGCCGCCCCCTGGGTCACCACCGGCATGCGTGCCGCGTCACCGAACGGCAAGCTGCGTCATGCGGCTTTCGGCGCGGCTGGCATGTCGATGTCGGACATGAGCGCGATGTCGAATCATCCGATGTGGGAGCTGGTGGCGGTGTGCGACGTGGACACACGCAATTTCAAAAAGGCGCAGGAGAAGTGGCCGAACATCAAGGTCTATCAGGACTGGCGTGAGCTGTTGGAGAAGGAAGCCGCGAACATCGACAGCGTGAACGTTTCCACCCCCGACCACATGCACGGCAGCATCGGTCTCGCCGCCATCGCGAAAGGTAAGCACGTCTATGGCCAGAAGCCGCTGGCGCACAACCTGTGGGAATGCCGCCAGATGGTGGAGCGTGCGCGTGAGAAGGGTGTGATGACACAGATGGGCATCCAGGTTTCCTCGGACTTCTCCGAGCGCCTCGCCGTCGAACTCATCCAGATAGGAGCCATCGGCAAGGTGAAGGAAGCCCACACCTTCTCCAATAAGAAGTGGGGCGACATGGAAGTGCGTCCGGTGAAAAGCGATCCCATTCCTGAAGGTTTCGATTGGAACAAGTGGCTCGGCGTCGCCAGCGAGCGCAGCTACATCGAAAAATACGATCATCCCGGCAACTGGCGCAAACGCCGTGACTTCGGCACCGGCACGCTGGGCGACATGGGCTGCCACATGTTCAGCGGCTGGTTCCGTTCTCTCGACCTCGCCGCACCGATCTCGGTGAAATCCAGCGGCCCCGTGCCGAACAAGGACAACTGGGCCATCAACGCCGTCGTCGAATACACCTTCAAAGGCACCCAGTTCACCGCTGGTGAAAGCATCAAGGTCACCTGGACCGACGGTGATGCGCGTCCGCCGTCCGAAGTCATGGCCTTGATCGGCGACGATGTGAAGAAATTCCCCGGCCAGGGCACGATCTACCTCGGCACCGAGGGTGTCCTGCTGCACCCGCATGGTTCCACCCCCATGCTCTACCCGCGCGACAAGTTCACCGGCCACAAGTATCCGAAACTTGAGCCCCGCAACCACTGGGCCGATTTCATCGACTGCTGCCTCAAAGGCGGCAGCCAGAAACCCACCGCCAACTTCGACTACGCCGGACCGCTCACCGAGGCCGTGCTGCTCGGCTGCCTCGCCAGCGCCTTCCCGAATGAAACGCTGCAATGGGACGCTCCTGCGTTGAAGATTCCAAACTCGGAGGCCGCTGACAAGATGGTACGCCGCGACTACCGCAAGGGCTGGGAACTGGTGTGA